A portion of the Musa acuminata AAA Group cultivar baxijiao chromosome BXJ1-1, Cavendish_Baxijiao_AAA, whole genome shotgun sequence genome contains these proteins:
- the LOC135674816 gene encoding transcription factor MYB61-like has translation MGRHTCCYKQKLRKGLWSPEEDEKLIKHITKYGHGCWSSVPIQAGLQRCGKSCRLRWINYLRPDLKRGSFSKQEENLIIELHAVLGNRWSQIAARLPGRTDNEIKNFWNSCIKKMLKQRGIDPNTHKPLAEDKVGEAKASRTSEGTSGSVDLKVPAAALESLNDAARGPASSSMPVFDTCAVERKASPMTKCFFLDQFITSQSSSDPVSVFPLAQLSFATDCSSSETALADLSACPNPLWLSHNSRLLEMNRDFHCNTISTCLPSVPTTILSTSMDNSAQICAGIDGMQYSDAVYSGNSSRSSMNSSDTVEMQNSSSFHNDIFLWPESTPDKDAQVQLEKEPEDLKWSQYLDGAFPVSAATQSQSLSQPLHCDVKAESPSVFSDLVSWHQIQQQLQSSDIYGKDFQMLSVGFGQV, from the exons ATGGGGAGGCACACATGCTGCTACAAGCAAAAGCTGAGGAAAGGCCTGTGGTCTCCTGAGGAAGATGAAAAGCTCATCAAGCACATAACAAAATATGGCCATGGGTGTTGGAGCTCTGTCCCCATACAAGCAG GACTTCAGAGGTGTGGGAAGAGCTGCAGGCTGAGGTGGATAAACTACCTGAGGCCTGATCTTAAGAGAGGGTCCTTCTCAAAGCAGGAGGAGAATCTCATAATTGAACTCCATGCAGTGCTAGGAAACAG GTGGTCGCAGATCGCAGCACGCTTGCCGGGAaggaccgacaacgagatcaagaacttctGGAACTCCTGCATCAAGAAGATGCTCAAGCAGAGAGGGATCGACCCCAACACCCACAAGCCGCTCGCGGAGGACAAAGTGGGGGAAGCCAAAGCCTCCAGGACCAGCGAAGGCACGTCCGGCTCCGTCGACCTCAAAGTTCCCGCCGCAGCATTGGAGAGCTTGAATGACGCAGCACGCGGACCGGCGTCGTCTTCAATGCCGGTGTTCGATACGTGTGCCGTCGAGAGGAAGGCATCACCGATGACCAAATGCTTCTTCCTCGACCAATTTATTACCAGCCAAAGCAGCTCCGATCCAGTGAGTGTCTTCCCCCTAGCACAGTTGAGCTTTGCCACTGACTGCAGCAGCAGTGAGACAGCCCTGGCCGACCTATCGGCCTGTCCGAATCCTCTCTGGCTCAGCCATAACAGTAGGCTGCTCGAGATGAATCGGGACTTCCATTGCAACACAATATCCACATGCTTACCATCAGTTCCAACCACAATCCTTTCCACTTCAATGGATAATTCGGCACAGATCTGTGCTGGTATCGATGGCATGCAGTACAGTGATGCTGTTTACTCCGGAAATAGTAGTCGGAGTAGTATGAACAGTTCTGATACAGTAGAGATGCAGAACAGCAGCTCCTTCCACAATGACATCTTTCTTTGGCCGGAGTCAACGCCGGACAAGGATGCCCAGGTCCAGCTTGAAAAGGAGCCCGAGGACCTCAAATGGTCGCAGTATCTCGACGGCGCCTTCCCGGTGTCAGCAGCCACCCAAAGCCAAAGCCTAAGCCAACCTCTGCATTGCGACGTCAAGGCAGAAAGCCCATCTGTGTTCAGTGATCTAGTATCCTGGCACCAAATCCAGCAGCAGCTACAGTCTTCAGACATCTACGGCAAGGATTTCCAGATGTTATCCGTGGGATTCGGACAAGTATAG